Proteins from a genomic interval of Paenibacillus sp. RC334:
- a CDS encoding helix-turn-helix domain-containing protein produces MQLDDRSSSLLQELLSNPSVKSKNLEHKYGLSRRQISYSLEKINDWLEGQRLPKIERNKQGVFIVDATLFSAVPNEVNKPSTKKYTFSEAERVELIILILLSRSEELSLFHFTSSIYVSKNTILNDLKAAQELVEPYDLSIRYSRLSGYSIEGVEFQKESY; encoded by the coding sequence ATGCAGCTTGATGATAGAAGCAGCAGCTTGCTGCAAGAATTGTTATCAAATCCAAGTGTGAAGAGTAAGAACTTGGAACATAAGTATGGTTTAAGCCGTAGGCAAATCAGTTACAGCCTTGAAAAAATCAATGACTGGTTAGAGGGCCAACGCCTACCAAAAATTGAACGGAATAAACAGGGTGTTTTTATTGTTGATGCTACTCTCTTCTCTGCTGTGCCTAATGAAGTAAACAAGCCTTCGACAAAAAAGTATACTTTTTCTGAAGCAGAGCGAGTGGAACTTATTATTCTGATCCTACTGAGTCGTAGTGAAGAATTATCTTTATTTCATTTTACCAGTTCCATTTATGTAAGCAAGAATACCATACTAAATGATCTAAAAGCAGCACAAGAATTAGTCGAACCTTATGATCTTAGTATCCGTTATTCTCGGTTATCTGGTTACTCAATTGAGGGTGTTGAATTTCAAAAAGAAAGTTATTGA
- a CDS encoding PTS sugar transporter subunit IIA translates to MIDVVNKIHHMYNGEKWVQQLAEITEKEVQQIHERLEKIESHLSLKFTDDKMKTLPHILLILLRRIKLGKTINSFHISYEELSDTKEYQAVQELLSDLEHIPTEERLFITLQILTTNVSSSELLGEDIVSDLNQALKKMLERFEKMSCILLQDKKQLLHMIMLHIKPAYYRIKYKLTITNPLQETINSEFIELHHLVKKSAKPLADYIGCDIPDSECTYLTMLIGGWLTKQGDSILSKTKAVVVCANGVSVSKLLLITLNDLFPEFIFLDSLSVREFKMYDLEYDIVFSSVYLQTNKRLFIVKPILQKEEKISLRKQVMELLHGFTPSELSLKNILEIVEKYATVQNRQLLAKELQQYFTSHHSLSFKTQPELQKTNLHDLITPENITLLPSVSSWEEAIRLGALPLLLQGSIQPSYVEAMIQHYDVEDPYIIISPNVAIPHDSPESGVNEVAMSLLRLEQGVEFARNRPINIVIIIAAVDKQQHLRALVQLMKLVESKDDCEAIIQAQSAMDIHSIIKKYGTD, encoded by the coding sequence TTGATTGATGTCGTTAACAAAATTCATCACATGTACAATGGGGAAAAATGGGTTCAACAGTTAGCAGAGATCACTGAAAAAGAAGTGCAACAGATTCATGAACGTCTTGAAAAGATTGAAAGCCATCTGAGCTTGAAATTTACAGACGATAAGATGAAAACTTTGCCGCATATCCTACTGATCTTGCTGCGAAGAATCAAACTTGGGAAAACAATAAATTCCTTTCATATTAGCTATGAAGAATTATCGGATACCAAGGAGTACCAAGCGGTTCAAGAACTACTATCGGATTTGGAGCATATACCGACCGAGGAAAGATTATTCATAACATTGCAAATTCTTACGACGAATGTTTCCTCATCTGAGCTCCTTGGGGAAGATATCGTATCAGATTTAAATCAGGCATTGAAAAAGATGCTGGAGCGATTCGAGAAAATGTCCTGCATCCTCTTACAAGACAAAAAGCAGTTGTTGCATATGATCATGCTGCATATAAAACCTGCATATTATCGCATTAAATATAAACTTACTATTACTAATCCACTACAAGAAACAATTAACAGTGAATTCATAGAACTGCACCACCTTGTAAAAAAGTCAGCAAAACCTTTAGCTGATTACATTGGCTGTGATATTCCAGATAGTGAATGCACTTATTTAACGATGCTGATAGGCGGTTGGTTAACAAAGCAAGGAGACAGCATTCTGAGTAAAACAAAAGCAGTAGTGGTTTGCGCTAACGGAGTATCCGTTTCTAAGCTTTTACTCATTACCTTGAATGATTTATTTCCTGAATTCATTTTTCTGGATTCCTTATCTGTGAGAGAATTCAAGATGTATGATTTGGAATATGACATTGTTTTTTCTTCCGTATATCTGCAAACGAACAAACGACTATTTATAGTCAAGCCAATATTACAAAAGGAAGAAAAAATCTCTCTACGAAAACAAGTGATGGAATTATTGCATGGATTCACTCCATCTGAATTAAGTTTGAAAAATATTCTAGAGATCGTTGAGAAATATGCAACCGTTCAGAACAGGCAACTTCTTGCAAAGGAATTACAACAATACTTTACAAGCCATCACTCGTTGTCTTTCAAAACACAACCCGAATTACAAAAGACAAATTTGCATGACCTGATAACGCCGGAGAATATTACATTGCTTCCTTCAGTATCATCTTGGGAAGAGGCTATACGATTAGGGGCGCTACCGCTGCTGCTTCAAGGGAGTATCCAACCTTCTTATGTAGAAGCTATGATCCAACATTACGATGTGGAAGATCCGTATATCATTATTAGCCCAAATGTGGCAATTCCTCATGATAGTCCCGAAAGTGGCGTAAACGAAGTAGCTATGAGCTTGCTCCGTTTAGAGCAAGGCGTTGAATTTGCAAGAAATAGGCCGATAAACATCGTTATTATTATAGCCGCTGTCGATAAACAACAGCACTTAAGGGCATTGGTTCAGTTAATGAAACTTGTTGAAAGTAAAGACGATTGTGAAGCTATCATTCAAGCCCAAAGTGCAATGGATATCCATAGTATCATCAAAAAATATGGTACGGATTAA
- a CDS encoding SIS domain-containing protein, translating to MDKLIKQMEVIMKELERSISLMNVGESEQILQVLYNTKRIFLAGSGRSGLAIRAFANRLLHLGKTVYIVGDITTPSIQAEDILFIGSGSGETAGLIVNAKKAKQSGAKVILNTTNSQFDFGETS from the coding sequence ATGGACAAATTAATTAAACAAATGGAAGTCATTATGAAAGAATTAGAAAGAAGTATTTCCTTAATGAATGTTGGTGAAAGTGAACAAATTCTGCAAGTCTTGTATAATACAAAGCGGATTTTCCTTGCTGGTTCAGGGAGATCAGGTTTAGCGATCCGTGCTTTCGCTAATCGACTGTTGCACTTAGGTAAAACGGTTTATATTGTTGGTGATATTACTACTCCAAGCATTCAAGCAGAGGATATTTTATTTATTGGTTCTGGTTCAGGAGAAACCGCTGGTCTAATAGTAAATGCAAAAAAAGCAAAGCAATCAGGAGCAAAGGTAATTCTTAATACAACGAATTCGCAGTTCGACTTTGGGGAAACTAGCTGA
- a CDS encoding cellobiose phosphorylase, with product MEGLIMKTGKIHYFKDHGNSCVITDPRPPRYWYNYLWSEQGYCTQVSQIGHGRSYYINTKADMCMINNQDAKYIYLRDDDTNTYWNIGEGPLNEAIDDFTCEHSIGYSVVQSQKNGIHASWKLFVPHQGYNEVWVVKVKNSTNRVKNISLFSAVSFELEGFKYPRYYEMYRSCETMFDSDLNGVYCQSKHPFAPHARYNGYISCSETVHAYDGDLGEFLGPLGSITKLDSIPAPLFQRPDVVIKGRDCTNSTTTLSNLGGVLQNKLSLAPGEEKELYFVMGVSETLKEAVQTADKYFDKNRLEESLLETQVHYKSKYKSLSVNTPDDKLNIIMNEWVKKQIDFCIVGKKGVRDNLQIAVALLNYRQDRAKEEIIECLRHQFKEGHAVLTWFPYDDTRYSDQPFWIIWAVIELIKETGDYSLLDLEIEYQDGGSGTILEHMKAAVNRLIEDKGTNGLVRIMFADWNDALNITTDPEAESVMLSEQFCYGLRELSQLMQIVGDSDYASYLTEQYDLLRRAINESAWDGNWYMRALSKIENIGSKDSEGSKIYINAQSWAILADIPNEEKLPKVLESIDSMEHEFGFPINMPPYPEYSPNVGRMSGMLPGLFENGGVYCHATGFKIIADCKVGRGESAIRTLKKIIPDSEANPSTRSGAEPYVFTNCYSIHPKFYGKSYQSWTTGTSAWGLMSLYEGILGIKRDYAGLRIDPCFPPEWDSAEVYREFRGNQYQISINNPSHLSKGNVEIHVDGRLISGNILPLFDDGLLHQVEITLIP from the coding sequence ATGGAGGGATTAATAATGAAAACAGGCAAAATTCATTATTTCAAAGATCACGGAAACTCATGCGTTATCACAGACCCTAGGCCCCCTCGGTACTGGTACAATTATTTGTGGAGTGAACAAGGATATTGTACACAGGTATCTCAAATTGGACACGGCCGCAGCTATTACATTAACACCAAAGCAGATATGTGTATGATTAATAACCAGGATGCAAAATATATTTATCTGAGAGATGATGACACGAACACATACTGGAACATCGGTGAAGGGCCACTCAATGAGGCTATAGATGACTTTACTTGTGAACACAGTATTGGCTATTCTGTTGTTCAGTCCCAGAAGAATGGTATTCACGCTTCCTGGAAACTGTTTGTACCGCATCAGGGCTATAATGAGGTATGGGTGGTAAAAGTCAAAAACTCCACAAATCGCGTGAAAAATATCAGTCTTTTTTCTGCAGTGAGCTTTGAGCTCGAAGGTTTTAAATACCCCCGCTATTATGAAATGTATAGAAGCTGCGAAACAATGTTTGATTCCGATCTCAACGGTGTTTACTGTCAGTCCAAGCATCCTTTTGCACCCCATGCCCGTTATAACGGCTATATCTCCTGTTCAGAAACCGTACATGCCTACGATGGTGACCTTGGAGAATTTTTGGGTCCATTGGGATCCATCACCAAGCTCGACTCCATACCTGCTCCCTTATTCCAGCGGCCTGATGTTGTTATCAAAGGCCGGGACTGTACAAATTCCACAACTACACTTTCCAATTTGGGAGGCGTGCTGCAGAATAAACTATCTTTGGCACCTGGTGAGGAGAAAGAGCTCTATTTTGTTATGGGAGTCAGTGAGACCCTGAAGGAAGCTGTTCAGACTGCGGACAAATATTTCGATAAGAACCGACTCGAGGAATCATTGCTTGAGACCCAGGTACATTATAAATCCAAGTATAAAAGCTTAAGTGTAAATACACCTGATGATAAGCTCAACATCATTATGAACGAATGGGTAAAGAAGCAGATTGATTTTTGCATAGTCGGCAAGAAAGGAGTTCGGGATAATCTTCAAATAGCTGTTGCTCTGCTGAATTATCGACAGGATCGGGCCAAAGAAGAAATTATCGAATGCTTGAGACATCAGTTCAAGGAAGGTCATGCCGTACTTACTTGGTTCCCCTATGACGACACTCGCTACTCGGACCAACCCTTCTGGATTATATGGGCGGTAATTGAGCTGATTAAGGAAACTGGAGATTATTCGCTCCTTGATCTAGAGATCGAATATCAGGATGGTGGCTCTGGAACGATACTTGAGCATATGAAGGCAGCTGTCAATCGCTTGATTGAGGATAAAGGGACAAATGGCTTGGTACGTATCATGTTTGCAGATTGGAATGATGCTCTGAATATTACAACTGACCCTGAAGCAGAGTCAGTCATGCTCTCAGAGCAGTTCTGCTACGGCCTGCGAGAATTGAGCCAACTGATGCAAATTGTCGGAGATAGTGACTATGCCAGTTACTTAACAGAACAGTACGATCTGCTCCGTCGGGCGATTAATGAGTCAGCCTGGGATGGAAACTGGTATATGCGTGCGCTGAGCAAAATAGAAAATATCGGTTCCAAAGACAGTGAAGGCAGCAAAATTTATATCAATGCCCAATCATGGGCTATTCTTGCGGACATTCCGAATGAGGAAAAGCTTCCAAAAGTGTTGGAGTCGATTGACAGTATGGAGCATGAATTTGGTTTCCCAATCAACATGCCTCCTTATCCGGAATACTCCCCTAATGTTGGGAGAATGTCTGGTATGCTACCGGGGTTATTTGAGAATGGTGGGGTTTACTGTCATGCCACAGGCTTCAAGATAATTGCAGATTGTAAGGTGGGACGTGGAGAATCAGCGATTCGTACGTTGAAGAAAATCATCCCTGACAGTGAAGCAAACCCTTCCACTCGATCTGGGGCAGAGCCGTATGTCTTTACCAATTGTTATTCCATACATCCTAAGTTTTACGGAAAATCCTATCAATCCTGGACAACCGGAACTTCTGCCTGGGGACTCATGAGCCTGTACGAAGGCATACTGGGTATTAAGCGGGATTACGCTGGATTGCGAATAGATCCTTGTTTCCCTCCGGAATGGGATTCAGCTGAAGTGTACCGCGAATTCCGCGGCAATCAATATCAGATTTCCATTAATAACCCTTCCCATCTATCCAAAGGAAATGTAGAAATCCATGTAGATGGTCGCTTGATTTCTGGTAACATACTGCCGTTATTTGATGACGGGCTGCTGCACCAAGTTGAGATAACGTTAATACCTTAA
- a CDS encoding PTS sugar transporter subunit IIA — protein MSAKTINGLVFDQDLIQLHARYDSREELIKSFGKMIEEKNYAKKGYTESLLQREIEYPTGINMGTIGIAIPHTNKEFVNETAIAVAVLDNSIEFEDMGGSDETVNAEIVMVLVVKNPKMHISFLKNLTSLFQEEKFVKRFQNATNPDEIEEILLKLL, from the coding sequence ATGAGCGCAAAAACGATAAATGGACTCGTGTTTGATCAGGATTTAATTCAACTGCACGCACGTTACGATTCGAGGGAAGAGCTTATCAAAAGCTTTGGAAAAATGATAGAAGAGAAAAATTATGCCAAAAAAGGATATACAGAATCATTGCTTCAACGTGAAATCGAATATCCGACCGGAATCAACATGGGGACAATTGGTATAGCAATTCCACATACAAATAAAGAATTCGTTAACGAAACTGCTATTGCCGTTGCAGTTTTAGATAATAGCATAGAGTTCGAGGATATGGGGGGATCAGATGAAACTGTCAACGCAGAAATCGTGATGGTACTTGTAGTGAAAAATCCTAAGATGCACATCTCATTTTTAAAGAACTTAACAAGTTTGTTTCAAGAAGAAAAATTCGTTAAACGTTTTCAAAATGCAACTAATCCTGACGAGATCGAGGAAATACTCTTGAAGTTGCTTTAA
- a CDS encoding galactitol-1-phosphate 5-dehydrogenase encodes MKSLKLYGARDIRFGGAEKPQILDGKDVIVKIKACGICGSDISRYKKLGAVTPGQVWGHEFAGVVEQVGDQVTDLKVGDHVAGCPALIEEDDYYYRAGQPARANSLHAIGAKEPGGFAEYIKLPEKNLVKVPDDLDFESASMVEPSTVVLHGYYRTNLSVGDDVVIVGAGGTIGLFAVQWAKIFGAKKVIAVDIDDEKLQIAKELGADYTINSLNEDVLTKVAEYTDGMNADIVVEAAGTPHTAATVFGYAKKGGGVVFLGIPYADVAMERFYFEKILRSELTVWGSWSCVSAPFPGKEWATTVHFMHNNRLNTKKMITHRIPLEEGSEMFERLMERKELIGKVIMYPES; translated from the coding sequence ATGAAATCATTAAAACTGTATGGTGCCAGAGACATACGTTTTGGAGGAGCGGAAAAACCTCAAATACTGGATGGAAAAGATGTCATTGTAAAAATAAAAGCATGTGGCATTTGTGGATCTGATATCTCTCGATATAAAAAATTGGGTGCAGTCACACCTGGTCAGGTATGGGGACATGAATTTGCAGGTGTTGTAGAACAAGTTGGCGATCAAGTAACAGATCTAAAAGTTGGAGACCATGTTGCTGGATGTCCAGCACTAATTGAAGAAGATGATTATTATTATCGAGCAGGTCAACCAGCTAGAGCGAATTCATTGCATGCAATAGGTGCTAAGGAACCTGGTGGATTCGCCGAATACATTAAACTCCCAGAGAAGAATTTAGTTAAAGTACCTGATGATTTGGATTTCGAATCAGCTTCTATGGTAGAACCTTCTACTGTAGTTTTACATGGGTATTATCGAACCAATCTATCGGTGGGCGACGATGTGGTCATTGTTGGAGCAGGGGGAACCATTGGGTTGTTTGCTGTTCAATGGGCAAAAATATTTGGCGCGAAAAAAGTAATTGCGGTTGATATTGATGATGAAAAACTTCAAATTGCGAAGGAATTAGGCGCCGATTATACGATAAATTCTCTGAATGAAGATGTTCTGACAAAGGTCGCTGAATATACGGATGGCATGAATGCAGATATTGTAGTTGAAGCAGCTGGAACGCCCCATACAGCAGCAACTGTGTTTGGTTACGCCAAAAAAGGCGGCGGAGTTGTGTTCCTAGGTATCCCTTATGCAGACGTTGCGATGGAAAGATTTTATTTTGAAAAAATCCTAAGAAGTGAGTTAACCGTGTGGGGATCATGGAGTTGTGTATCCGCACCATTCCCAGGTAAGGAATGGGCAACGACTGTTCACTTTATGCACAATAACAGATTAAATACTAAAAAAATGATTACACATCGTATACCGCTTGAAGAAGGTTCAGAAATGTTTGAACGATTAATGGAAAGAAAAGAACTTATCGGCAAGGTAATCATGTATCCAGAAAGCTGA
- the rpe gene encoding ribulose-phosphate 3-epimerase: MNLILPSIFAADLMNLKSECDVLYEEGFQVLHVDMMDGNFVPHIAFGPEQIKNIKKQVNMKLDVHMMVSAPEQHIASVLDTGAEMISVHYESTPHIRFVIDQIKQHGRKAGIVINPGTDTFILKPFLNIIDYVLVMSINPGRPNQVFMEETIDRIRELKVMIGQRDIQIEVDGGVDESIASQCIEAGASLVVIGSYLFSNNKAHVKNLKSLEHGERKDERK, from the coding sequence ATGAATCTGATTTTACCTTCAATATTTGCAGCAGATTTAATGAACTTAAAAAGTGAATGCGATGTTTTATATGAAGAAGGATTTCAAGTACTTCATGTAGATATGATGGACGGAAACTTCGTCCCTCATATCGCATTTGGACCAGAACAAATTAAAAATATAAAAAAACAAGTGAATATGAAATTAGATGTTCACATGATGGTATCAGCCCCAGAGCAGCATATAGCGAGTGTGTTGGACACTGGAGCAGAAATGATATCAGTTCACTATGAATCAACTCCTCATATTCGTTTTGTCATTGATCAGATTAAGCAACATGGAAGGAAAGCAGGGATCGTCATTAATCCTGGGACGGACACCTTTATATTGAAACCTTTTCTAAACATCATTGACTATGTTCTAGTTATGTCGATCAATCCAGGAAGACCTAATCAAGTTTTTATGGAAGAAACGATTGATAGAATAAGAGAACTGAAAGTAATGATAGGTCAACGAGATATTCAGATCGAAGTTGATGGTGGAGTCGATGAGAGTATAGCTAGTCAATGTATCGAAGCTGGAGCATCTTTGGTTGTCATCGGATCATATTTATTTTCGAATAACAAAGCACATGTGAAGAATTTGAAAAGTCTAGAACATGGAGAGAGAAAGGATGAGAGAAAATGA
- a CDS encoding PTS transporter subunit IIC has translation MDTVHNIIKSITDMGATAILPIIITVLGLVFRMKIGNAIKSGLLVGVGFLGLTLVVGLLNSSLKPAVDYYAKIGSGFTIADIGWLAVGAASWVPPFAALAIPLGLIINLVLVRLRWTKTLNVDIWNYMHFLIPGALAYFLFDSFWLGLVVTLVMSVIALFVGDLIASKWQEYFGLEGTTCTTIIYSAWGYPIAWLVNRIIDFIPGLNKLEFSLSKINKKIGVLGDPVIIGFIVGLVLGAITKRPVTEIVTMATGIAGVMVLMPKVVGVMMDGLSPIGKSAKDFMIKRMGNNSNLNVGMDIALGLGDPTTITTTVVSIPIVMLLALILPGVQFFPIGLLMSVTYISVMCTLTSKGNLFRSIVSTVVFCIITFYLAGFVAPGATQMLNSAGVELKGLGTDVTFSEIWNLLIYWASTLVK, from the coding sequence ATGGATACTGTGCATAATATTATTAAATCTATTACTGATATGGGAGCAACAGCGATTTTACCAATAATAATCACCGTATTAGGTCTAGTTTTTCGAATGAAAATTGGAAACGCTATCAAATCCGGTCTTTTAGTTGGGGTAGGCTTCTTAGGTTTAACATTAGTTGTTGGCTTGCTCAATTCCTCCCTAAAACCGGCAGTTGATTATTATGCAAAAATCGGTTCTGGATTTACAATTGCAGATATTGGATGGCTAGCTGTAGGGGCGGCATCTTGGGTGCCTCCTTTTGCAGCATTAGCAATCCCTCTTGGTTTAATTATTAATCTAGTATTAGTTCGACTTAGATGGACAAAAACGTTAAATGTGGATATATGGAATTACATGCATTTTCTAATCCCAGGAGCTTTGGCTTACTTTCTTTTTGACAGTTTCTGGTTAGGGTTGGTAGTAACATTGGTGATGTCTGTTATTGCTCTATTCGTTGGTGATTTAATTGCTTCAAAATGGCAAGAATACTTTGGTTTAGAAGGTACAACCTGCACAACTATTATTTATTCAGCTTGGGGTTATCCGATTGCCTGGCTGGTAAATAGAATCATTGATTTCATTCCTGGTTTAAATAAATTGGAGTTTTCTCTGAGTAAAATTAATAAAAAAATAGGCGTTCTCGGGGACCCAGTTATTATTGGATTTATTGTTGGGTTAGTTTTAGGGGCAATTACTAAAAGACCTGTTACAGAGATAGTGACTATGGCCACAGGGATAGCTGGAGTTATGGTATTAATGCCTAAAGTTGTTGGAGTGATGATGGATGGGCTATCTCCAATTGGGAAATCGGCAAAAGACTTTATGATTAAACGCATGGGGAATAACTCCAATCTAAATGTGGGGATGGATATTGCGCTAGGCTTAGGCGATCCGACTACTATTACAACTACAGTCGTTTCTATTCCAATTGTTATGTTATTGGCACTCATTTTACCTGGAGTTCAGTTCTTTCCAATAGGACTGTTAATGTCTGTTACCTATATTTCTGTAATGTGTACGTTAACAAGTAAAGGAAATCTATTCCGTTCTATTGTGTCGACAGTAGTATTTTGTATTATCACATTTTATTTGGCAGGATTTGTTGCACCAGGTGCAACACAGATGCTTAACAGTGCAGGTGTCGAGTTAAAAGGTTTAGGGACAGATGTTACTTTTTCTGAGATATGGAACTTATTAATTTATTGGGCAAGCACTTTAGTTAAATAA
- a CDS encoding response regulator, with amino-acid sequence MKLLIVDDEERTREMLRKHIAWEEIGIHEVETARNGIIALELCRSFRPDVVLCDIRMPKMDGIEFAQRLRESEVSCKLLFLSGFSDKEYLMSAIRLNALDYIEKPINPDQVRKAVQAAVESRKHDEKKRMEERQLQDAYDEGLPYLRQEMIRKLISLPGSPNVTKALESRETFLLPLEGPFTVIASSLYWYPTQYLENPKVVQEEVLQKINMSSRLASLQGICGFDYHQFLIFILPGAFGSSYREHRNVLEELYSELAKTIGDDIRFRMGVGEPVVERMQIPDSYRSAVDACNLHYYSEGSQLIFAGAIGGNRELATDWNMVRSLRGLLKQGELEDARSLIVNWTEEARAARDLDISRLKNSYFQFLFVILDVAVQLGFTDTDEDTERRYILKEIDRIQDLASIEKYILSFLDLFQISQDPSGITPKMRDIIHYIHKNYREKGFTILDIANHVSLSEAYLCSLFKKQSGGTIKEYISSLRVEKAKELLLDKELKLYEVADRTGFTDANYFTTFFKKYAGCTPSEYREKMAK; translated from the coding sequence ATGAAATTGCTGATCGTAGATGATGAAGAGAGAACCAGAGAAATGCTTCGCAAGCATATTGCTTGGGAGGAAATAGGTATTCATGAGGTTGAAACAGCACGTAATGGTATAATTGCCCTGGAACTTTGCCGGAGCTTTCGCCCCGATGTTGTGCTCTGTGATATCCGGATGCCGAAGATGGACGGTATAGAATTTGCACAACGACTACGTGAAAGCGAAGTTTCATGCAAGCTGTTGTTTCTGAGCGGATTCTCAGACAAAGAATATCTGATGTCAGCGATCCGGTTGAACGCTTTGGACTATATCGAGAAGCCGATCAATCCGGATCAGGTCCGAAAGGCCGTTCAAGCTGCAGTGGAGTCCAGAAAGCATGATGAGAAGAAACGTATGGAGGAACGCCAACTGCAGGATGCCTATGATGAAGGTCTGCCTTACCTGAGACAAGAGATGATCCGCAAGCTGATCTCGCTTCCCGGTTCTCCCAATGTGACAAAAGCTCTAGAGAGCAGGGAAACTTTTCTTCTGCCTTTAGAAGGACCCTTCACCGTAATCGCATCTTCCTTGTACTGGTATCCGACGCAATACCTGGAGAATCCGAAGGTTGTGCAGGAAGAAGTGCTTCAGAAGATAAATATGAGCAGCAGACTGGCTTCACTACAGGGCATTTGTGGTTTTGATTACCATCAGTTTTTGATCTTCATTCTGCCGGGAGCCTTCGGCAGCAGCTACCGGGAACATCGCAACGTGCTGGAAGAACTGTATTCGGAGTTAGCTAAGACCATAGGAGATGATATCCGTTTTCGCATGGGGGTCGGTGAGCCAGTGGTAGAAAGGATGCAGATTCCTGATTCGTACAGATCTGCCGTGGATGCGTGCAATCTGCATTATTACAGCGAAGGTAGCCAATTGATCTTTGCTGGTGCCATTGGCGGTAACCGGGAGCTTGCTACAGATTGGAACATGGTTCGTAGTCTGCGCGGACTGCTAAAGCAGGGCGAACTGGAGGATGCTCGCAGTCTTATTGTGAATTGGACGGAAGAGGCCAGGGCAGCACGCGATCTGGATATTTCCCGGCTCAAGAATTCCTATTTCCAGTTTTTGTTTGTGATTCTGGATGTAGCGGTACAGCTTGGATTCACAGATACGGATGAAGACACGGAGAGACGCTATATCTTGAAGGAGATTGACCGTATTCAAGATTTGGCAAGTATAGAGAAATATATTCTTTCCTTTCTTGACTTGTTTCAGATTTCGCAGGATCCAAGCGGAATAACACCCAAGATGAGGGATATTATTCATTATATTCACAAAAACTATCGAGAAAAGGGGTTCACAATTCTAGACATTGCGAATCATGTGTCGCTGAGTGAGGCCTATCTCTGTTCCCTGTTTAAGAAGCAAAGTGGAGGCACGATTAAGGAATATATTTCTTCGCTGCGAGTGGAAAAGGCCAAGGAGCTGCTGCTAGACAAGGAACTGAAACTGTACGAGGTTGCGGATCGGACAGGCTTCACGGACGCCAATTACTTCACTACCTTTTTCAAAAAATATGCGGGCTGTACGCCTTCGGAGTATCGGGAGAAGATGGCCAAATGA